CAATACCTGATAAAATTTGGCGGTGTCCCTTATCGCCAGCATCTAGGCGGAATTTCAATAATTTATCTGCGCCTTCTACTTTTTGGCAATCAATGACTTCAGCCACTTTTAATTCAACTTTATCAAAGTCTTCATATTTGATTTGCTTATCTTTTTCGCTAACCAATTCGGTTTCATTGGGATCCCATTCATTGCTAGCAACGTCTTCTGTTTCTGTTGTAGGCGAAATTTGCTCTTTCAAATAAGCTACTTCTTCTTCCGCATCTAAACGTGGGAAGATTGGTTGTCCTTTTTTAACAACCGTTGTTCCTTGTGGGAATTGTCCAAACGTTAATTTGTCCCAGCTGCCGTCTTGTTGGAAGTCTAATCCTAATTGCTCGAAGATACTAACTGGTGCATGAGTCATAAATGGTGATAGTAAGATTGCTGTCATACGCAACACTTCGGCCAAATGAACCATGACACTAGCCAATTCTTCTTTTCTCGTTTCGTCTTTAATTAAGATCCACGGTTCTGTTTCATCGATATATTTATTTGCTCGAGAAATCAAACGCCATACTTCAGCGAGTGCCAAACTAAATTGCATGTGGTCCATCTCGTCTTCATACTTAGCAACGACCTCTTTCGCTGTTGCTTCTAAATCTGCATCGAAAGCAGTGTTTTGGTCAGTTCCAACTGGAATTTCACCACCAAAGTATTTGTTAATCATCGCAACAGTACGGTTTAACAAGTTACCTAAGTCATTAGCTAAATCATAATTAATACGGTTAATGTAATCTTCTGGTGTGAAGACACCATCACTACCGAAACTGATTTCACGCATCAAGTAGTAACGTAAAGCATCTAAGCCATAACGTTCGACTAACATACCTGGATAAACGACGTTCCCTTTTGATTTAGACATTTTTCCGTCTTTCATTTGCAGCCAGCCATGACCAAATACTTGTTTTGGAAGTGGTAAATCTAATGCCATCAATAGGATTGGCCAATATATCGTATGGAAACGAACAATTTCTTTCCCAACCATATGGATATTAGCTGGCCAGTATTTTTCAAATAAGGCTGTATCTTCTGAACCGTAACCTAGAGCCGTAATATAGTTTGCTAAGGCATCAATCCAAACATAAATAACGTGTTTTGGATTACTTTTCACTGGTACACCCCATGAAAAGGTTGTCCGTGAAACAGCTAAGTCTTCCAATCCTGGTTTAATAAAGTTATTCACCATTTCATTTTTACGCGATTCTGGTTGAATAAATTCCGGATACTCTTCATAATATTTTAGCAAACGATCAGCATATTTGCTCATACGAAAGAAGTAAGATTCTTCTTTAACAAGTTCTACTTCGTGACCACTTGGTGCAATTCCACCAATAACTTTACCATTTTCATCACGGTATACTTCTGCTAATTGTGTTTCTGTAAAGTATTCTTCGTCTGACACTGAATACCAACCTTCATATTCACCTAAGTAAATATCGCCTTGTTCGATTAAGCGTTCAAAAATAGCTTGAACCGCTTCGATATGATGTTGATCTGTTGTCCGGATAAATTGATCGTTGGAAATTTCAAGTTGCTTCCAAAGGTTTTGAATATCTTCAGCCATACCGTCAACGTATTCTTTAGGGCTAATTCCCATCTCTTCAGCTTTTTTCTCAATTTTTTGTCCATGCTCATCTGTTCCTGTTAAATAACGAACATCAAACCCTTGTTGACGTTTATAACGTGCCATCACATCACAAGCAACTGTTGTATAGGTATTTCCGATATGTAATTGACCACTTGGGTAATAGATGGGCGTTGTAATATAAAATGTTTCTTTTTCTTTAAACACGAATGAGTGCCTCCTTAGAAGTGGCAAGTTTTAAATTTGTTTTCACAAAACCTGCATATACGCCCTATTTTACCACAAAAGAGGTAAGCATGTGGACATTTTCCAAATAAAAATGACTGGAACATTCGTCCCAGTCATTTCAACTTTTTGTTTATATTATCTTGCAACACGTACTGCAAAGCTTGGCGTAAAGTATCGTGTACTGTTTACTTCAACAACGCCACCTTCGGAAGGAGCATGGATATATTGACCATTTCCTAATGAAATTGCTACGTGGTAAGGACTACCTTTAGGTCCCCAGAACAATAGATCTCCTGCTTGTGATTGACTAACAGAAATTTGACTTCCTGCGTATTGTTGTGAGCCAGTCCAACCTCCGATTTCAATACCGTATGCTTCACGGAAAACATAAGCCGTAAAACCTGAACAGTCGAAACCACTTGGTGTTTTACCACCATATACATATGGTACACCTAGGTATTTGTATGCCACACCGATAACATCACCAGATGGTGCTGGTAATGATGGTGCTGATTTTTCTTCAATGATAACTTCTACTTTTTCTTCAATCACTGGTGTTGAAATAGCAGGGCTGTTATTTGTTGTATTAGTTGTCGTGTTATTAGTTGTTGTTTGCGTTGCTGCAGTCACTGTTTCACGATTATTTGTTACGGCAATAACTGTTTGAGCAGCTTCTTGTTCAACTCTTAGTGCTTCTTCTTCTGCTGCAGCAATAGCTGCCTCTTCAGCAATACGTTGACGTTCTGCTTCTTCAGCAGCACGACGGTCAGCTTCTTCTTTTTCAGCGATAAACGCTAAACGATCTTCTTCAGCAGATGCTTTCTCAGCGTTAAGTGCTGCCACTGCACTTTCTTGTTCAATATTTTTAACTTCTAATTGACCTTTTAATTCTTCAAGTTCATAAGTCATTGAAATAATCTCGTTTAATTTTTCTTCTGTCTCAACTTTTTTGTTTTCAACAGCTTGTTGGTCTTGAACTTGTTGTTCAACTAAGCTTTTATTAGCTGAAACCATTGTTGTTACAACGTCGACACGAGCAATTAAGTCTGTTAAAGACTCTGATGCAAAAATAAAATTCATGTAGTTAGTGTTAGACCCATTAATTTGAACAGAACGAGCTTGTTCTTTCAATTGGTCTTCACGTTGATCAATCACAACCTGTAGTTGTGCAATTTCTTCTTCTAATAAATCAATTTTTTCATTTGTGTCAACACGTTGCGCTAATAATTCAACAGCACGGTTTTCTGCAGCAGCGATTTCTGCTTGTACCTCAGCTAATACAGCTTCAGCAGACTCGACACGGCCTGATAGTTCATTGACTTTTTCTTCTTGTTGTTGAATTTTTTCAGTTAACTCATCAGCAGATACAGCATATGGCGCTACAAATGTTGCAGATAACAGCGAACTCGTTAAAATTAAAGTGGCAAGTTTCTTCTTCAAGTCATTTCCTCCAGTAGGTTTATGTGATTATACAATTATATATTTAGAATTTACTTATCGGTTTCTTTAGAAAAACGTTATGATTTTCCCTAACGATGAAATCATAGCATAGTTTCTTTGTGAAAAACCATTTTTCGATGACTTGTAGTTCCTTTGTAACATAAATGTAATGATTACCGACAAATGTTTCAATCAGTCTGTTACATAAGTATTTTAAAAAGAAGATTGACATTTTTTATAGTCATGACTATACTGATTTCAAGAATAAAACACAGATAAAAGCTTTGAAGGAATACAGTAGGAATAAGGATTTTGTATGAAGAGAGAGCCGGCAATGGTGGGAACCGGTACACCCTTATTTTGAATTACAATTCTGGAGCTACTTGTTATGAGCGGTTAACATACGTTACATGTTAGAGTGGTTTCATTTTTATGAAACAATTTGGGTGGTAACACGGTAATTAATCGTCCCTGGCAGAGCTATGCTTTGTCAGGGCTTTTTTTATTTTAAAAGAGGAGTGTTCATATGGAAAAGGTTAATATTATTGACGAACTACAGTGGCGGGATGCCATCAACCAACAAACAGACGAAGACGGCTTACGCGAGTTATTAAATGAAAAGAATATTGGACTATACTGCGGGATTGATGCGACTGGTTCAAGTATGCATGTGGGACACTTAATTCCTTTTATGCTGCTGAAACGATTCCAATTAGCTGGTCACAAACCGGTTATTTTAATCGGTGGCGCAACAGGCTCAATTGGTGATCCAAGTGGGAAATCGGAAGAACGTACCCTTCAATCAGAAGAAACGGTTGCTTACAATGCTGAAAAAATTACCCAACAAATGAAAAAGTTATTCCGTGCTGGAGAAACAGATTCTGAAATCCGTCTCGTTAATAACTTGGACTGGACAAAGCAACTTTCTCTACTTGATTTCTTGCGTGACTTTGGTAAAAACTTCAATATTAACACCATGCTTGCAAAGGATATTGTTGCTAGCCGTTTGGAAACGGGAATTTCATTTACTGAGTTCTCATACCAAATTCTACAATCGATGGACTTCTTACATCTATATCGTCAATTAGATGTTCAACTACAAATCGGTGGTGCGGATCAATGGGGAAATATTACAGCTGGTCTCGAACTCATCCGTAAAAAAGAAGGTGCAGAGGCAAAAGCGTTTGGTCTAACCATTCCATTGATGCTAAAAGCAGACGGTACAAAATTTGGTAAAACAGCTGGCGGCTCTGTTTGGTTAGATCCCGAACAAACAACGCCTTACGAATTTTACCAATTCTGGGTTAACCAAGATGACCGCGATGTCGTTAAATACTTAAAATTCTTTACCTTCCTTTCTCAAGAAGAGATTTCAGCTTTAGAAGAAAGTGTTCAAACAGAACCCCATAAACGTCAAGCTCAAAAAACATTGGCTGCTGAAATGACAACCTTTGTTCATGGTGAAAAAGCACTAGAAGATGCTCTAAAAATTACCGATGCTCTCTTTACTGGTAATGTTGCTCAATTATCTGCTGACGAGATTGAACAAGGATTTAAAAATATGCCGACTTTCGAATCAAATTTAACGGAACAAGAGCTAGTGACTTGGCTGGTTGATTTGGGGATTGAACCATCTCGCCGTCAATCACGCGAAGATGTTCAAAATGGCGCTATTTCAATTAATGGTGAAAAAGTGACTGACTTAGATTTTGTGATGACACGTGAGCATTCATTTGATCAACGCTTTATTATTGTGCGCCGTGGTAAGAAAAAATACTTCCTTGTAAAGTTGGTGTAAGATGACTGAGGTTACATTGGTTGCTGTTCGAGATACCTTACAAGCAGAAGATGTCGCTCACCTAGCTGAAATCATTTGGAATGAGCACTACTTGCCTATCTTAGGACAGGAACAAGTCGCTTATATGCTCAAGACCTTCCAATCCACTGAACGGATTATTGCTGACATTGCTGAAAATAAATCAACTTATTATATAGTAGAAGTTGACCAAGATGAGATTGGTTATGTGGCACTTGAGTGGCAGGAAGACACACTATTCATCAGTAAGCTTTATTTATTAAAGCGTGCAAGAGGCAATGGCTATGCTTACCAGTTGATGAAAAAGTTAATTCAACAAGCAACAGATGCTAAAAAATCTAAATTGCGTCTAACCGTCAATAAAGACAATCCATCTTCTATCG
This genomic interval from Jeotgalibaca arthritidis contains the following:
- the metG gene encoding methionine--tRNA ligase, which codes for MFKEKETFYITTPIYYPSGQLHIGNTYTTVACDVMARYKRQQGFDVRYLTGTDEHGQKIEKKAEEMGISPKEYVDGMAEDIQNLWKQLEISNDQFIRTTDQHHIEAVQAIFERLIEQGDIYLGEYEGWYSVSDEEYFTETQLAEVYRDENGKVIGGIAPSGHEVELVKEESYFFRMSKYADRLLKYYEEYPEFIQPESRKNEMVNNFIKPGLEDLAVSRTTFSWGVPVKSNPKHVIYVWIDALANYITALGYGSEDTALFEKYWPANIHMVGKEIVRFHTIYWPILLMALDLPLPKQVFGHGWLQMKDGKMSKSKGNVVYPGMLVERYGLDALRYYLMREISFGSDGVFTPEDYINRINYDLANDLGNLLNRTVAMINKYFGGEIPVGTDQNTAFDADLEATAKEVVAKYEDEMDHMQFSLALAEVWRLISRANKYIDETEPWILIKDETRKEELASVMVHLAEVLRMTAILLSPFMTHAPVSIFEQLGLDFQQDGSWDKLTFGQFPQGTTVVKKGQPIFPRLDAEEEVAYLKEQISPTTETEDVASNEWDPNETELVSEKDKQIKYEDFDKVELKVAEVIDCQKVEGADKLLKFRLDAGDKGHRQILSGIAEWYADPAFFIGKKVVIVANLKPRKMRGEVSQGMILSAEKDGQLQVVFAPETAENGSIVA
- a CDS encoding C40 family peptidase; translated protein: MKKKLATLILTSSLLSATFVAPYAVSADELTEKIQQQEEKVNELSGRVESAEAVLAEVQAEIAAAENRAVELLAQRVDTNEKIDLLEEEIAQLQVVIDQREDQLKEQARSVQINGSNTNYMNFIFASESLTDLIARVDVVTTMVSANKSLVEQQVQDQQAVENKKVETEEKLNEIISMTYELEELKGQLEVKNIEQESAVAALNAEKASAEEDRLAFIAEKEEADRRAAEEAERQRIAEEAAIAAAEEEALRVEQEAAQTVIAVTNNRETVTAATQTTTNNTTTNTTNNSPAISTPVIEEKVEVIIEEKSAPSLPAPSGDVIGVAYKYLGVPYVYGGKTPSGFDCSGFTAYVFREAYGIEIGGWTGSQQYAGSQISVSQSQAGDLLFWGPKGSPYHVAISLGNGQYIHAPSEGGVVEVNSTRYFTPSFAVRVAR
- the tyrS gene encoding tyrosine--tRNA ligase; the protein is MEKVNIIDELQWRDAINQQTDEDGLRELLNEKNIGLYCGIDATGSSMHVGHLIPFMLLKRFQLAGHKPVILIGGATGSIGDPSGKSEERTLQSEETVAYNAEKITQQMKKLFRAGETDSEIRLVNNLDWTKQLSLLDFLRDFGKNFNINTMLAKDIVASRLETGISFTEFSYQILQSMDFLHLYRQLDVQLQIGGADQWGNITAGLELIRKKEGAEAKAFGLTIPLMLKADGTKFGKTAGGSVWLDPEQTTPYEFYQFWVNQDDRDVVKYLKFFTFLSQEEISALEESVQTEPHKRQAQKTLAAEMTTFVHGEKALEDALKITDALFTGNVAQLSADEIEQGFKNMPTFESNLTEQELVTWLVDLGIEPSRRQSREDVQNGAISINGEKVTDLDFVMTREHSFDQRFIIVRRGKKKYFLVKLV
- a CDS encoding GNAT family N-acetyltransferase, with protein sequence MTEVTLVAVRDTLQAEDVAHLAEIIWNEHYLPILGQEQVAYMLKTFQSTERIIADIAENKSTYYIVEVDQDEIGYVALEWQEDTLFISKLYLLKRARGNGYAYQLMKKLIQQATDAKKSKLRLTVNKDNPSSIAFYEKVGFKQVDAVVSPIGNDFVMDDYIYDYII